Proteins encoded within one genomic window of Lysinibacillus sphaericus:
- the ilvN gene encoding acetolactate synthase small subunit — protein MKRVITVTVINQSGVLNRITGLLMKRQFNIESITVGHTEQPNFSKMTFVVNVEDERKIEQLVKQLSKQIDVLKVNDITDKSIVLRELALVKVISPPNLRLEMNSIVEPFRPQIIDTAKNVVTYQVVGNPEKIDAFIELIRPYGIKELTRTGATASVRETQKTINTQLSILK, from the coding sequence TATTAAACCGTATAACAGGTTTACTTATGAAGCGTCAATTCAATATCGAATCGATTACAGTTGGTCATACTGAACAGCCAAACTTCTCAAAAATGACATTTGTTGTGAATGTAGAAGATGAGCGCAAAATTGAACAACTGGTGAAGCAATTATCGAAGCAAATTGATGTGTTAAAGGTCAATGACATTACAGATAAATCCATCGTGCTTCGTGAGCTAGCGCTTGTGAAGGTTATTTCACCACCAAATTTACGTCTGGAAATGAACTCGATTGTTGAGCCATTCCGTCCACAAATTATTGATACAGCGAAAAACGTTGTGACATATCAAGTGGTAGGAAATCCAGAAAAAATCGATGCCTTTATTGAGCTTATTCGCCCATATGGTATTAAAGAATTAACGCGCACAGGTGCAACGGCATCTGTTCGTGAAACACAAAAAACCATCAATACGCAGCTCTCTATTTTAAAATAG
- the ilvC gene encoding ketol-acid reductoisomerase, with protein MATMYYEQNINEDVLKGKKIAIIGYGSQGHAHALNLKESGFDVVVGVRPGGSFDAAKADGLDVKTVAEAAQEADVIQILLPDERQKAVYEAEIAPYLEAGKALMFAHGFNIHFGQITPPADVDVFLVAPKGPGHLVRRQFQQGAGVPGLFAIHQDATGQAKDLALAYGKGIGAARGGLLETSFKEETETDLFGEQAVLCGGATQLVKAGFETLVEAGYQPELAYFETLHELKLIVDLMFEGGMATMRYSVSDTAEWGDYVAGPRIIDDSVKARMKDVLTDIQDGTFARRWIQENENGRPDYTKFKEAGANHQIEEVGAKLRAMMPFINEGKEKVVREVATSAKN; from the coding sequence ATGGCTACAATGTACTATGAACAAAACATCAACGAGGACGTATTAAAAGGAAAAAAAATCGCAATTATCGGTTACGGTTCACAAGGTCATGCACATGCATTAAACCTTAAAGAATCAGGTTTCGATGTAGTAGTAGGTGTTCGCCCAGGTGGATCTTTCGATGCAGCAAAAGCTGATGGCTTAGACGTTAAAACAGTTGCGGAAGCAGCACAAGAAGCAGATGTAATCCAAATCTTACTACCAGATGAGCGTCAAAAAGCAGTTTATGAAGCTGAAATTGCTCCATATTTAGAAGCTGGTAAAGCACTGATGTTTGCACATGGTTTCAATATTCACTTTGGTCAAATTACGCCACCTGCAGATGTTGACGTATTTTTAGTAGCACCAAAAGGACCAGGTCATCTAGTGCGTCGTCAATTCCAACAAGGTGCTGGTGTACCAGGACTATTTGCTATCCACCAAGATGCAACGGGTCAAGCAAAAGATTTAGCACTTGCTTACGGTAAAGGTATTGGCGCTGCTCGTGGCGGTTTATTAGAAACATCATTCAAAGAAGAAACTGAAACGGATCTATTTGGTGAGCAAGCAGTACTTTGCGGTGGGGCAACTCAATTAGTTAAAGCTGGATTTGAAACATTAGTAGAAGCGGGCTACCAACCAGAGCTTGCTTACTTTGAGACATTACACGAATTAAAATTAATCGTAGATTTAATGTTTGAAGGTGGTATGGCGACAATGCGTTACTCCGTTTCAGATACAGCCGAGTGGGGTGATTATGTTGCAGGTCCACGCATCATCGACGATTCAGTTAAAGCCCGCATGAAAGACGTATTAACAGATATCCAAGATGGTACATTTGCTCGCCGTTGGATTCAAGAAAATGAAAATGGTCGTCCAGACTATACAAAATTCAAAGAAGCTGGTGCAAACCACCAAATCGAAGAAGTTGGTGCAAAACTACGTGCAATGATGCCATTCATCAATGAAGGTAAGGAAAAAGTTGTGAGAGAAGTGGCTACAAGTGCGAAAAATTGA